A stretch of the Haloplanus aerogenes genome encodes the following:
- a CDS encoding SLC13 family permease, with protein MIDPRDLGVVPVVGTVVGFGCLYGSVVGLPIAGLNPTGQRVLGLFFFALVMWLTKPVPFAVSSLTTVSLLYVLGLADSFATAAAGFSSRLIFFLILLLLLGNTISKVDLDELLARRLLVADSPRETIRLTALSLLALSFMMPSALARAVAFLPIVEELDDLWPGTENFRFDAHLILGHVNPVASMGLMTGGGMAILSSEFVRTSVTYISWLDWAVLMLPPTAFIFLLATATILLVHPVGGGTSASRPDEAPTAESFDRDQRIVVGVMVTVIVLWVVGSFLGIPTILPPTAAVFFLALPGIGIVAAEDMRTVSWGIIFVFGTMFSLLEVLESAGVLSWVVGNAEALLPFTAVPIWGTVALLLALAFVVRLFFSTASAALLVLFPVMLRFADAFGVDPLYLSLSLVMIVGSSTVFPFNTTTVLLTYDKGSMTAVDVMATGLITTVYAAVAVVLCWTLYWPLVA; from the coding sequence ATGATCGACCCGCGGGACCTCGGCGTCGTGCCGGTCGTCGGCACGGTCGTCGGCTTCGGCTGTCTCTACGGTAGCGTCGTCGGGCTCCCCATCGCCGGCCTGAATCCAACGGGGCAGCGCGTGCTCGGCCTCTTCTTTTTCGCGCTCGTGATGTGGCTGACCAAGCCCGTCCCCTTCGCCGTGTCGAGTCTGACGACCGTCTCCCTGCTCTACGTACTGGGACTCGCCGACTCCTTCGCCACCGCCGCCGCCGGCTTCTCCTCCCGGCTCATTTTCTTCCTCATTCTCCTGCTCCTCCTCGGCAACACTATCTCGAAGGTCGATCTCGACGAACTGCTCGCGCGCCGCCTCCTCGTCGCCGATTCGCCCCGCGAGACCATTCGTCTCACCGCGCTCAGCCTCCTCGCACTCTCCTTTATGATGCCCTCCGCGCTCGCCCGTGCCGTCGCCTTCCTTCCCATCGTCGAGGAACTCGACGACCTGTGGCCGGGAACGGAGAACTTCCGGTTCGACGCGCACCTCATCCTCGGCCACGTCAACCCCGTCGCCTCCATGGGCCTCATGACCGGCGGCGGCATGGCCATCCTCTCGTCCGAGTTCGTTCGCACGTCGGTCACGTACATCTCGTGGCTCGACTGGGCCGTGTTGATGCTCCCGCCCACGGCCTTCATCTTCCTCCTCGCGACGGCGACCATCCTGCTCGTCCACCCCGTCGGCGGCGGGACGTCGGCATCACGACCCGACGAGGCGCCCACCGCCGAGTCGTTCGACCGCGACCAGCGCATCGTCGTCGGCGTGATGGTCACGGTCATCGTGTTGTGGGTCGTCGGCTCCTTCCTCGGCATCCCCACTATCCTTCCCCCGACCGCGGCCGTGTTCTTCCTCGCGCTCCCCGGTATCGGCATCGTCGCCGCCGAGGACATGCGCACGGTTAGCTGGGGCATCATCTTCGTCTTCGGGACCATGTTCTCCCTGCTCGAAGTGCTGGAGTCGGCGGGCGTGCTCTCGTGGGTCGTCGGCAACGCCGAAGCGCTCCTGCCTTTTACCGCCGTTCCCATCTGGGGTACGGTCGCGCTCTTGCTCGCGCTGGCGTTCGTCGTCCGCCTCTTCTTCTCTACCGCGTCCGCCGCGCTCCTCGTCCTCTTTCCCGTGATGCTCCGCTTCGCCGACGCGTTCGGCGTCGACCCGCTCTACCTCTCGCTGTCGCTCGTGATGATCGTCGGCTCCTCGACCGTCTTCCCCTTCAACACCACCACTGTTCTCCTCACCTACGACAAGGGCTCGATGACGGCCGTCGACGTGATGGCGACGGGCCTGATCACGACCGTCTACGCCGCCGTCGCGGTCGTCCTCTGCTGGACGCTCTACTGGCCGCTGGTCGCGTAG
- a CDS encoding aminopeptidase, with translation MPEEMLDLEMIDASSSVVEDCLGVTADEEVLVVTDARKVGVGRSIATAANAVGATTTISVMPLLESHGNEPPAVVADAMAAADVCFTCTTHAITHTRSRLRAAEAGTRFGILRGVTEDMMVEGAMTVDFEELRRVTEALRDVHDAASEVRVTSKQGTDIEFSVEGCSAFSLDGYYHEAEGFATLPPGESPTHPKEDTANGTIVVDVSMDNLGQLTEPVTLEIEDGFVADVDGGSQADDLRDLIERSDENAGNLAEFAMGTNPKAKLIGNLAEDKKKEGTVHFAIGDNESLGGTRKSDIHLDGVLRTPTVELDGETVIRDGDLLTEKFL, from the coding sequence ATGCCAGAGGAGATGCTAGATCTGGAGATGATCGACGCGTCGTCGTCGGTCGTCGAGGACTGTCTCGGAGTCACCGCCGACGAGGAGGTTCTCGTCGTCACCGACGCACGGAAGGTGGGCGTCGGTCGAAGTATCGCGACGGCGGCCAACGCCGTCGGCGCGACGACGACGATATCCGTGATGCCCTTGCTGGAGAGCCACGGGAACGAACCGCCGGCTGTCGTGGCGGACGCGATGGCCGCCGCCGACGTGTGTTTCACCTGTACCACTCACGCCATCACGCACACGCGCTCTCGCCTGCGCGCGGCGGAGGCCGGCACGCGCTTCGGCATCCTGCGCGGCGTCACGGAGGACATGATGGTCGAGGGGGCGATGACCGTCGACTTCGAGGAACTGCGGCGGGTAACCGAAGCTCTGCGCGACGTACACGACGCCGCCTCGGAGGTGCGGGTGACGAGCAAGCAGGGAACGGACATCGAGTTCAGCGTCGAGGGCTGTTCGGCGTTCTCGCTCGACGGCTACTACCACGAGGCGGAAGGGTTCGCGACGCTCCCGCCGGGCGAGTCGCCGACCCACCCGAAAGAGGACACCGCCAACGGCACCATCGTCGTCGACGTGTCGATGGACAACCTCGGCCAACTCACCGAACCGGTGACACTGGAGATCGAGGACGGCTTCGTCGCCGACGTGGACGGCGGGAGTCAGGCGGACGACCTGCGCGACCTGATCGAGCGGAGCGACGAGAACGCCGGCAACCTCGCGGAGTTCGCGATGGGGACGAACCCGAAGGCGAAACTCATCGGCAACCTCGCGGAGGACAAGAAGAAGGAGGGGACCGTCCACTTCGCCATCGGCGACAACGAGAGCCTCGGCGGGACGCGCAAGAGCGACATCCACCTCGACGGCGTGTTGCGGACGCCGACGGTGGAACTCGACGGGGAGACGGTGATCCGGGACGGCGATCTGTTGACGGAGAAGTTCCTGTAG
- a CDS encoding MFS transporter, with amino-acid sequence MSHERSVWAGTDGRVLIAVSAGWLAVRLGREAIPPLVPTIIDEVQISPESAGFGLTVMWFVYATCQYPGGRFSDALSRKTVLTASLGTLVVGFLVLGVVSTYAGLLAGFVLVGLGGGLYFVPSRALLTDTFGDRRGQVFGIQSASGSVGAMAAAGVAVAAISVGVWQLSFLPVVVVLVGVLGGLLYWYDGPFVIGRASLGLGGTGRRILAVPRARSLLAAYICVSFVWQGFLGFLPTFLQAEKGFDPAFAGAAFASVFLVAVVVGPVAGRLGDTVSRVFVGLGGVGLAIAGLLVLVTAGSTLVAVLGVVVVAVGLRSYPPVMQAHLIGLFPDDSMAGDLGAMKMIWTGVGSFAPTYVGVVAARSSYGLAFTGFVACLAVSLVVLAVLHLTGE; translated from the coding sequence GTGTCCCACGAACGCTCGGTGTGGGCGGGGACGGACGGCCGGGTTCTGATCGCGGTGTCGGCCGGGTGGCTGGCGGTTCGCCTCGGCCGCGAGGCCATTCCGCCCCTCGTCCCCACCATCATCGACGAGGTCCAGATCTCACCGGAGAGCGCCGGGTTCGGCCTCACGGTCATGTGGTTCGTCTACGCCACCTGCCAGTACCCCGGCGGGCGGTTCTCCGACGCGCTCTCGCGGAAAACGGTGTTGACAGCGAGTCTCGGGACGCTCGTCGTCGGCTTCCTCGTCCTCGGCGTCGTCTCGACGTACGCCGGCCTGCTGGCGGGGTTCGTCCTCGTCGGCCTCGGCGGCGGCCTCTACTTCGTCCCCTCGCGCGCGTTGCTCACCGACACCTTCGGTGACCGACGCGGGCAGGTGTTCGGCATCCAGTCCGCCTCGGGATCGGTGGGCGCGATGGCGGCCGCGGGCGTCGCCGTCGCCGCCATCTCCGTCGGCGTCTGGCAACTCTCCTTTCTGCCCGTGGTCGTCGTCCTCGTCGGTGTCCTCGGTGGCTTGCTCTACTGGTACGACGGGCCGTTCGTGATCGGGCGCGCGAGCCTCGGTCTCGGCGGCACCGGCCGGCGCATCCTCGCCGTGCCGCGGGCGCGCTCCCTCCTCGCCGCCTACATCTGCGTCTCGTTCGTCTGGCAGGGGTTTCTGGGCTTTCTCCCCACCTTCCTGCAGGCCGAGAAGGGGTTCGATCCGGCGTTCGCGGGCGCCGCGTTCGCCTCGGTGTTCCTCGTCGCCGTCGTCGTCGGTCCGGTGGCTGGCCGCCTCGGCGACACCGTCTCGCGGGTGTTCGTCGGCCTCGGCGGCGTCGGTCTCGCAATCGCCGGCCTCCTCGTTCTCGTCACCGCGGGATCGACGCTCGTCGCCGTCCTCGGCGTCGTGGTGGTGGCGGTCGGCCTGCGCTCCTACCCACCGGTGATGCAGGCTCATCTGATCGGGCTGTTTCCGGACGACAGCATGGCGGGGGATCTGGGTGCGATGAAGATGATCTGGACGGGGGTCGGGAGTTTCGCGCCGACGTACGTCGGCGTCGTCGCCGCGCGGTCGAGTTACGGGCTAGCTTTCACGGGCTTCGTCGCCTGTCTGGCCGTCAGCCTCGTCGTCCTCGCGGTCCTCCACCTGACGGGAGAATGA
- a CDS encoding 2-methylaconitate cis-trans isomerase PrpF family protein — protein MSSSNPGQGAVPGVLFRGGTSKGLFVREGVLPDPGPLRDELVLELFGSPDPLQVDGIGGSKSHTSKLMIVGASDRPEVDVEYTFGQVAVTDPVVDWGGNCGNLTSAVGAFAVHQGLVDVPADADTVDLTLLNTNTGTLIDQPVPVADGALDVYGDYAIDGVPGTGPRIPCRYRDPAGGVTGALFPTGTAVERITRDDLDVTVTVADVGNPCVFLRAADLDLDGTELPDDLSERPGLLDRIERIRGVACERIGLVDDAAKSRTESPAVPQIALVSEPQSFPTSVDTHVDAADIDVTARIVTSGTPHHAYAVTGAMCLAAAARLPDTVPREVVRPGEGAVRIGHPKGVIEIDVELAGGADPHIDAVTVGRTARPLFVGEVQYRYVGDLASLASDDADATVDTGADD, from the coding sequence ATGTCTTCCTCGAACCCCGGTCAGGGCGCCGTCCCGGGCGTCCTCTTCCGCGGCGGCACCAGCAAGGGTCTGTTCGTCCGCGAGGGCGTCCTCCCCGACCCCGGCCCCCTCCGCGACGAACTCGTCCTCGAACTGTTCGGCTCGCCAGATCCGCTCCAGGTCGACGGCATCGGCGGATCGAAATCCCACACGAGCAAACTGATGATCGTCGGCGCTTCCGACCGACCCGAGGTGGATGTCGAGTACACGTTCGGCCAGGTCGCCGTCACCGACCCCGTCGTGGACTGGGGCGGCAACTGCGGCAATCTCACGAGTGCCGTCGGGGCCTTCGCGGTCCATCAGGGTCTCGTCGACGTGCCCGCCGACGCCGACACGGTCGATCTCACCCTCCTGAACACCAACACGGGCACCCTGATCGACCAGCCCGTCCCCGTCGCGGACGGGGCGCTCGACGTGTACGGCGACTACGCCATCGACGGCGTGCCGGGAACGGGGCCGCGCATCCCCTGCCGCTACCGCGACCCCGCCGGCGGCGTCACGGGCGCGCTCTTCCCGACCGGTACGGCCGTCGAACGCATCACGCGCGACGACCTCGACGTGACGGTGACCGTCGCGGACGTTGGCAACCCCTGTGTCTTCCTGCGGGCCGCCGACCTCGATCTCGATGGGACGGAACTCCCCGACGACCTGTCGGAGCGACCGGGATTGCTCGACCGAATCGAACGAATCCGGGGCGTCGCCTGCGAACGCATCGGTCTCGTCGACGACGCGGCGAAGTCGCGCACCGAGTCGCCGGCCGTCCCGCAGATTGCCCTCGTTTCCGAACCCCAGTCGTTCCCCACCTCGGTCGACACCCACGTCGACGCCGCCGACATCGACGTGACGGCCCGAATCGTCACCTCGGGTACGCCTCACCACGCCTACGCCGTCACGGGAGCGATGTGTCTCGCCGCCGCGGCACGCCTCCCGGACACCGTCCCGCGCGAAGTGGTTCGGCCCGGCGAGGGCGCGGTTCGGATCGGGCATCCGAAAGGTGTCATCGAAATCGACGTCGAGTTGGCGGGTGGGGCGGACCCGCACATCGACGCCGTCACCGTCGGCCGGACTGCCCGTCCCCTGTTCGTCGGTGAAGTGCAGTACCGGTACGTCGGGGACCTGGCGTCGCTGGCGTCCGATGACGCCGACGCGACCGTGGACACTGGTGCCGACGACTGA
- a CDS encoding SDR family oxidoreductase, with translation MDLGLAGNAAVVTASSSGLGKAAARSLAEEGVNVVINGRDEERLADAVADLRETATGEVVGQQGDIGVAADVEALVERCVDEFGRLDHLVTSAGGPPSKATLETTDEDWYDAFDMLVMSVVRAVRAGADHLRADGGGSVVNITSMSVKEPSSTLVLSASVRMAVVGLEKTLSRELAPEVRANTVLPRSIETARIRNLGEAAVERGEYDSYDDVLADRAADSPLGRLGQPHELGDVVAFLCSERASYINGSAIPVEGGVSRSNL, from the coding sequence ATGGATCTCGGACTCGCGGGTAACGCGGCAGTCGTGACGGCATCGAGCAGCGGACTCGGAAAGGCGGCGGCGCGGTCGCTGGCCGAGGAGGGCGTGAACGTCGTGATCAACGGCCGGGACGAGGAGCGCCTCGCCGACGCGGTGGCGGATCTGCGCGAGACGGCGACGGGCGAGGTCGTCGGTCAGCAGGGCGACATCGGCGTCGCCGCCGACGTGGAGGCGCTGGTGGAGCGGTGTGTCGACGAGTTCGGCCGCCTCGACCACCTCGTCACCAGCGCCGGCGGGCCGCCGAGCAAGGCCACGCTGGAGACGACCGACGAGGACTGGTACGACGCCTTCGACATGCTCGTCATGAGCGTCGTGCGCGCGGTGCGGGCCGGCGCCGACCACCTCCGCGCCGACGGCGGCGGGAGCGTCGTCAACATCACCTCGATGAGCGTCAAGGAACCGTCGAGCACGCTCGTCCTCTCCGCGTCGGTGCGGATGGCCGTCGTGGGTCTGGAGAAGACACTCTCGCGGGAACTCGCGCCCGAAGTGCGGGCGAACACCGTCCTTCCGCGGAGCATCGAGACGGCGCGCATCCGCAACCTCGGCGAGGCGGCGGTCGAACGCGGCGAGTACGACAGCTACGACGACGTGCTCGCGGACCGCGCCGCCGACAGCCCGCTCGGCCGGCTGGGCCAGCCACACGAACTCGGTGACGTGGTCGCCTTCCTCTGTTCGGAGCGGGCGAGCTACATCAACGGCTCGGCCATCCCCGTCGAGGGCGGCGTGTCGCGGTCGAACCTCTGA
- a CDS encoding thiamine pyrophosphate-binding protein: MTSSPPPRERRPVDVSDQAYGSDYIADFLKGYGFEFVAFNPGSSFRGIEESLVNYNDETPAIIETPHEGLSVAIAHGHAKATGDPAVCILHNVVGTLHGTMGIFNAYCDRVPVVALAGTGPVQKSKRRPFFDWIHTAQIQGNLVRGYTKWDDQPAAVDGIDDALLNAINIANTKTKGPTYVAFDHAIQEAELDEPIPLPDFEKFEAPTRLAPDPAAVERAADLLVEAEFPVVLADAVGDSHEAVDALVDLAESLGAPVFHSHRVGTPHRYNFPNTHPLDMAGTELYREADAVLALDVWSPNFTLTDTDPATHAKTEAVEGEFDLIDVGTHNTRPSGLVSDQFALRETTLSMAADTSLAVPQLRDAVQSRLETDDAARRRANARLDELAGVHDEQRAAWQAEAEDAWDETPISLPRVTGEIWDVIEDGEWVLTNGTFRGWAYKLWDIDEFDQYVGSYSGGGGIGQGIGQAIGAALAYRETDRVPINLQPDGDLMFYPGGLWTIGHYGLPIFTVVHNNGALYNSTNHRMTLAKHRGRDASLEKALVGTGLYEPTPDYATMAESMGVTGYGPVEDPDDLAPTLREAWETVKGGDPVLVDVVCQPR, translated from the coding sequence ATGACTAGCAGCCCGCCACCACGGGAGCGTCGCCCGGTCGACGTGAGCGATCAGGCGTACGGCTCCGACTACATCGCCGACTTCCTGAAGGGGTACGGCTTCGAGTTCGTCGCCTTCAACCCCGGCTCCTCCTTCCGCGGCATCGAGGAGTCGCTCGTCAACTACAACGACGAGACGCCGGCGATTATCGAAACTCCACACGAGGGCTTGTCGGTCGCCATCGCCCACGGCCACGCGAAGGCGACGGGCGACCCCGCCGTCTGCATCCTCCACAACGTCGTCGGCACGCTCCACGGCACGATGGGCATCTTCAACGCCTACTGCGACCGGGTGCCCGTCGTCGCCCTCGCGGGGACCGGCCCGGTCCAGAAGTCCAAGCGCCGACCCTTCTTCGACTGGATTCACACGGCCCAGATTCAGGGCAACCTCGTCCGCGGCTACACCAAGTGGGACGATCAGCCCGCCGCCGTCGACGGCATCGACGACGCCCTCCTGAACGCCATCAACATCGCGAACACGAAGACGAAGGGGCCGACCTACGTCGCCTTCGACCACGCGATTCAGGAGGCCGAACTCGACGAACCGATCCCCCTCCCCGACTTCGAGAAGTTCGAGGCGCCGACGCGACTCGCGCCCGACCCTGCCGCCGTCGAACGCGCGGCCGACCTGCTCGTCGAGGCGGAGTTCCCCGTCGTCCTCGCCGATGCCGTCGGTGACTCGCACGAGGCGGTCGACGCCCTCGTGGATCTGGCCGAATCGCTGGGCGCGCCGGTCTTCCACTCCCACCGCGTCGGTACGCCCCACCGCTACAACTTCCCGAACACGCACCCGCTCGATATGGCGGGCACCGAGCTCTACCGCGAGGCCGACGCCGTCCTCGCGCTCGACGTGTGGAGCCCGAACTTCACGCTCACGGACACGGACCCCGCGACCCACGCCAAGACCGAGGCCGTCGAGGGCGAGTTCGACCTGATCGACGTGGGCACGCACAACACCCGCCCGTCGGGGCTGGTGTCGGACCAGTTCGCGCTCCGCGAGACGACGCTGTCGATGGCCGCCGACACGTCGCTCGCGGTGCCGCAACTGCGCGACGCGGTGCAGTCGCGGCTCGAAACCGACGACGCCGCGCGCCGTCGCGCCAACGCCCGCCTCGACGAACTCGCCGGCGTCCACGACGAGCAACGCGCGGCGTGGCAGGCCGAGGCCGAGGATGCGTGGGACGAGACGCCCATCTCCCTCCCGCGGGTGACGGGCGAAATCTGGGACGTGATCGAGGACGGGGAGTGGGTGCTGACCAACGGTACCTTCCGCGGTTGGGCGTACAAACTCTGGGACATCGACGAGTTCGACCAGTACGTCGGCAGTTACTCCGGCGGCGGTGGCATCGGGCAGGGCATCGGACAGGCTATCGGCGCGGCGCTGGCGTACCGGGAGACGGACCGCGTCCCGATCAACCTCCAGCCGGACGGCGACCTGATGTTCTACCCCGGCGGCCTGTGGACCATCGGCCACTACGGCCTCCCCATCTTCACCGTCGTCCACAACAACGGCGCGCTGTACAACTCCACGAACCACCGGATGACGCTCGCAAAACACCGGGGCCGCGACGCGAGTCTGGAGAAGGCGCTCGTCGGCACCGGCCTCTACGAACCGACGCCCGACTACGCGACGATGGCGGAGTCGATGGGCGTCACGGGGTACGGGCCGGTCGAGGACCCCGACGACCTCGCGCCGACGCTCCGCGAGGCGTGGGAGACGGTGAAAGGCGGCGACCCCGTCCTCGTCGACGTGGTCTGTCAGCCGCGTTAA
- a CDS encoding aldehyde dehydrogenase, with product MDHTELLAGREYGMIVDGERVDATAGERFDVTYPYDGTAWASVPEATAEDVDAAVDAARRRFESDDWQDRSATERGQLLFALADEIEAHTEELAHLESLSNGKLIREMRGQVESLPDWYRYYGGLADKVQGDTMPIEQDGFFGYTKPEPYGVVGAITTWNSPLSLATYKIAPAIAAGNTVVLKPSELAPVSAIRLAELALDAGFPPGALNVVTGFAEAGAALAGHEDIDRVALTGGPTAGKAVAKAAAENVVPSTLELGGKSPNIVFPDADLDTAVTGAIKGIFAASGQTCIAGSRLFLHESIADDFLDRLIERTEAISLGDPLDEATEMGPIVSAEQLAGVRDHVDRAVDDGATLLTGGEEREVPDGPFYPPTILGDVTNDMAIAREEVFGPVLAVLTFESEDEVIEKANDSEFGLAAGVWTTDIRRGHRMADQLEAGVVWLNTYRKSSFTMPFGGFKQSGMGVEKGIEAIDEYLQTKSVWVETEGEISDPFRLV from the coding sequence ATGGATCACACGGAGTTACTGGCTGGACGGGAGTACGGCATGATCGTCGACGGGGAACGCGTCGACGCGACCGCCGGGGAGCGCTTCGACGTGACCTACCCCTACGACGGGACGGCGTGGGCGTCGGTGCCGGAAGCGACGGCCGAGGACGTAGACGCGGCCGTCGACGCCGCGCGCCGCCGGTTCGAGAGTGACGACTGGCAGGACCGGTCCGCGACGGAGCGTGGCCAACTTCTCTTTGCCCTCGCCGACGAAATCGAGGCACACACCGAGGAACTCGCGCACCTCGAATCCCTGTCCAACGGAAAGCTCATCCGCGAGATGCGGGGGCAGGTCGAGAGCCTGCCGGACTGGTATCGCTACTACGGCGGCCTCGCCGACAAGGTGCAGGGCGACACGATGCCCATCGAGCAGGACGGCTTCTTCGGCTACACGAAGCCCGAACCGTACGGCGTGGTCGGCGCCATCACGACGTGGAACTCGCCACTCTCGCTGGCGACGTACAAAATCGCGCCAGCCATCGCCGCGGGCAACACCGTCGTCCTCAAACCCTCGGAACTCGCGCCGGTCTCCGCGATCCGACTGGCGGAACTCGCTCTCGACGCCGGCTTCCCGCCCGGCGCGCTCAACGTCGTGACGGGCTTCGCCGAGGCGGGCGCGGCGCTCGCGGGCCACGAGGATATCGACCGCGTGGCGCTCACCGGCGGGCCGACGGCGGGCAAAGCCGTCGCCAAGGCCGCCGCCGAGAACGTCGTCCCCAGCACGCTCGAACTCGGGGGCAAGAGCCCGAACATCGTCTTCCCCGACGCCGACCTCGACACCGCGGTCACGGGAGCGATCAAAGGCATCTTCGCCGCCAGCGGCCAGACCTGCATCGCCGGCTCCCGACTCTTTCTCCACGAATCCATCGCCGACGACTTCCTCGACCGCCTGATCGAGCGCACCGAAGCCATCAGCCTCGGCGACCCGCTGGACGAGGCGACGGAGATGGGCCCCATCGTCTCCGCGGAGCAGTTGGCGGGCGTCCGCGACCACGTCGACCGCGCCGTAGACGACGGCGCGACGCTCCTGACCGGCGGCGAGGAGCGCGAGGTGCCGGACGGTCCGTTCTATCCACCCACCATCCTCGGCGACGTGACGAACGACATGGCCATCGCCCGGGAGGAAGTGTTCGGACCCGTCCTCGCCGTGTTGACCTTCGAGAGCGAGGACGAGGTGATCGAGAAAGCCAACGACTCGGAGTTCGGCCTCGCCGCGGGCGTCTGGACGACCGACATCCGGCGCGGACACCGTATGGCCGACCAGTTGGAGGCGGGCGTCGTCTGGCTCAACACCTACCGCAAGTCGTCGTTCACCATGCCCTTCGGCGGGTTCAAGCAGAGCGGCATGGGCGTCGAGAAGGGTATCGAGGCCATCGACGAGTACCTGCAGACGAAGAGTGTCTGGGTCGAGACGGAGGGCGAGATTTCGGACCCCTTCCGCCTCGTTTAA
- a CDS encoding universal stress protein yields the protein MTVLVAVDRGDKGRGTLEEGKRLADQFDDDLEVIHVLTRKEFVNLERTSVSETHEAVDPDEVREIAATIAREIAEEVLDDFTATGAVGDPAGEVLSLAKKRDARYIVIGVRKRSPVGKVVFGSTAQEILMDSDRSVVVVPRAKKAE from the coding sequence ATGACCGTCCTAGTAGCAGTCGACCGTGGCGACAAGGGGCGCGGCACGCTCGAAGAGGGGAAGCGACTGGCCGACCAGTTCGACGACGATCTGGAGGTCATCCACGTCCTGACACGCAAGGAGTTCGTGAACCTCGAACGCACGAGCGTCTCGGAGACACACGAGGCCGTCGACCCCGACGAAGTGCGTGAGATTGCGGCCACCATCGCGAGGGAAATCGCCGAGGAGGTTCTCGACGACTTCACGGCGACGGGCGCCGTCGGCGACCCCGCTGGCGAGGTGCTCTCGCTGGCGAAAAAGCGCGACGCCCGCTACATCGTCATCGGCGTTCGCAAGCGCTCGCCGGTCGGCAAGGTCGTCTTCGGGAGCACGGCTCAGGAGATTCTGATGGACAGCGACCGGTCGGTTGTCGTCGTGCCGCGAGCGAAGAAGGCGGAGTAA
- a CDS encoding hydroxyacid dehydrogenase, whose amino-acid sequence MKALVDQDLQPFWAVDEAVDDRLDLTVGVESDEAAVIDALDGKEVLLTTSRLPITGDVLASATDLEVVGKIGTGIDNVDLDAATDLGVGVTYTPGLNAAAVAEYTLGLAIAVSRDVVRNDHLLEAGGWRDETALSTTVNGKTVGIVGFGDIGSRVAAFFSGLNMDILAYDPYVFEEDTDVTGAKLTTLDDLLARSDIVTVNAELTEETRGMIDADAFARMQESAILINTARGPIVSESALRDALEAGEIAGAGLDVFETEPLPADSPLHDFDNVVATPHVAATTTETRVDSIRTLVDNVFGMLGGSGAPERYTAVSADR is encoded by the coding sequence ATGAAGGCCCTCGTCGATCAGGACCTCCAGCCGTTCTGGGCGGTCGACGAGGCGGTGGACGACCGCCTCGATCTGACCGTCGGCGTCGAATCCGACGAAGCCGCCGTCATCGACGCACTCGACGGCAAGGAGGTACTCCTGACCACCTCCCGACTCCCGATCACGGGCGACGTACTCGCGTCGGCCACGGATCTGGAAGTCGTCGGCAAGATCGGCACCGGCATCGACAACGTCGACCTCGACGCGGCGACGGATCTGGGTGTCGGCGTCACCTACACGCCGGGGTTGAACGCCGCCGCGGTGGCGGAGTACACCCTCGGTCTCGCCATCGCCGTCTCCCGCGACGTCGTCCGCAACGACCACCTGCTGGAAGCCGGGGGGTGGCGGGACGAGACGGCCCTCAGCACGACGGTCAACGGCAAGACCGTCGGTATCGTCGGCTTCGGCGACATCGGCAGTCGCGTCGCCGCGTTCTTCTCCGGGCTCAACATGGATATCCTCGCGTACGATCCCTACGTCTTCGAGGAGGACACCGACGTAACGGGCGCGAAACTGACGACGCTCGACGATCTCCTCGCCCGGAGCGACATCGTCACCGTCAACGCCGAGTTGACCGAGGAGACGCGAGGAATGATCGACGCCGACGCGTTCGCCCGGATGCAGGAGTCGGCCATCCTGATCAACACGGCGCGGGGGCCCATCGTCTCCGAGTCGGCGCTTCGCGACGCACTGGAGGCGGGCGAGATTGCCGGCGCCGGCCTCGACGTGTTCGAGACCGAACCCCTCCCCGCCGACTCGCCGCTCCACGACTTCGACAACGTGGTCGCGACGCCCCACGTCGCCGCGACGACGACCGAGACGCGCGTCGACAGCATCCGGACGCTCGTCGACAACGTGTTCGGGATGCTCGGCGGATCGGGCGCACCGGAGCGCTACACGGCGGTGTCGGCCGACCGGTAA